The Bubalus bubalis isolate 160015118507 breed Murrah chromosome 16, NDDB_SH_1, whole genome shotgun sequence genome window below encodes:
- the LOC112579477 gene encoding olfactory receptor 52A1-like: protein MYISNITVFMPSVLTLIGIPGLESVQCWIGIPFCIMYLIAMIGNSLLLIIIKSEPSLHEPMYIFLGMLGVTDIALLTSVVPKMLGIFWFHIPEIYFDSCLLQMWLIHTFQGIESGILLAMALDRYVAICYPLRHAAIFTPHLISQIASAVTLRAALLVAPCLVLIKFRLQFYHKTVISHSYCEHMAIVKLAAGNIRVNKIYGLFVAFNIAVFDLSFITLSYIQIFITVFLLPQKEARLKAFNTCIAHICVFLQFYFLAFFSFFAHRFGSHIPTFIHILISSIYLLVPPFLNPLIYGAKMKQIRIQMVKMFHS from the coding sequence ATGTAcatttccaacatcacagtcttCATGCCCTCTGTGTTGACACTGATAGGGATCCCAGGCCTAGAGTCTGTGCAATGTTGGATTGGGATTCCATTCTGTATTATGTATCTCATTGCTATGATCGGAAATTCTTTGCTTCTGATCATCATCAAATCAGAGCCCAGCCTCCATGAGCCCATGTACATTTTCCTAGGCATGCTAGGGGTAACTGATATTGCACTTCTTACCAGTGTTGTGCCCAAGATGCTTGGAATCTTCTGGTTTCACATACCAGAGATATATTTTGACTCCTGCTTGCTTCAAATGTGGCTCATTCACACATTTCAGGGAATAGAGTCAGGCATCTTGCTGGCCATGGCCCTGGATCGCTATGTAGCGATCTGTTATCCACTCAGACATGCTGCTATCTTCACTCCCCACCTCATTTCTCAAATAGCAAGTGCGGTAACACTCAGAGCTGCCCTTCTTGTAGCCCCTTGCCTAGTACTGATAAAATTCCGATTGCAATTTTACCACAAAACAGTCATCTCCCACTCCTACTGTGAGCATATGGCCATTGTGAAACTGGCTGCAGGAAATATCCGGGTCAACAAAATCTATGGTTTATTTGTAGCTTTCAACATTGCAGTGTTTGATCTCTCTTTCATTACATTGTCCTATATACAGATATTTatcacagtttttcttttacCCCAGAAGGAGGCTAGGTTGAAAGCATTCAACACTTGTATCGCTCACATCTGTGTCTTCCTCCAGTTCTACTtccttgccttcttctccttcttcgcACATAGGTTTGGTTCTCACATCCCCACTTTTATCCATATTCTCATTTCTAGCATTTACTTGCTGGTCCCTCCATTTCTCAATCCACTTATCTATGGTGCAAAGATGAAGCAGATCCGTATCCAAATGGTAAAAATGTTCCATtcataa
- the LOC102404853 gene encoding olfactory receptor 52A1-like → MYFVCIMRPKDTMSIYNTTVFMPSEFTLIGIPGLESVQCWIGIPFCAMYLMAMIGNSLLLIIIKSEHSLHQPMYIFLGMLGVTDIALSTRIVPKMLGIFWFHVTEIYFDCCLLQMWLIHIFQGIESGILLAMALDRYVAICYPLRHAAIFSHQLVTQIAAMVTLRAAILVAPCPVLIKFRLQFYHTTVISHSYCEHMAVVKLAAENIRVNKIYGLFVAFTVAGLDIVLITLSYIQIFITVFCLPQKEARLKAFNTCVAHICVFLQFYSLGFFSFFAHRFGSHIPPYIHILFSSTYLLVPPFLNPLVYGAKTKQICVHMVKIFCSKNLL, encoded by the coding sequence ACACTATGTCCATTTACAACACCACAGTCTTCATGCCTTCTGAGTTCACACTAATAGGGATCCCAGGCCTAGAGTCTGTGCAGTGCTGGATTGGGATTCCATTTTGTGCCATGTATCTCATGGCTATGATTGGAAACTCCTTGCTTCTCATTATCATCAAATCGGAACACAGTCTCCATCAGCCCATGTACATTTTTCTAGGCATGCTAGGAGTCACAGATATTGCTCTCAGCACAAGAATTGTGCCCAAGATGCTTGGAATCTTCTGGTTTCATGTAACAGAGATATATTTTGATTGTTGCCTGCTTCAAATGTGGCTCATTCACATATTTCAGGGCATAGAGTCAGGCATCTTGCTGGCCATGGCTCTGGACCGCTATGTAGCCATCTGTTATCCTCTCAGACATGCTGCCATCTTCTCTCACCAGTTAGTCACTCAAATAGCAGCTATGGTAACACTCAGGGCTGCCATTCTTGTAGCACCATGCCCAGTACTGATAAAGTTTCGATTACAATTTTACCATACAACAGTCATCTCTCATTCCTACTGTGAACATATGGCTGTTGTGAAACTGGCTGCAGAAAATATCAGGGTCAACAAAATCTATGGTTTGTTTGTGGCCTTCACTGTTGCTGGGCTTGACATTGTATTAATCACGTTGTCCTACATACAGATATTCATCACAGTTTTTTGTCTGCCTCAGAAGGAGGCTAGGTTGAAAGCATTCAACACTTGTGTCGCTCACATCTGTGTCTTCCTCCAGTTCTACTCCCTtggtttcttctccttctttgcaCATAGATTTGGTTCTCACATCCCTCCTTATATTCACATCCTCTTTTCTAGCACTTATCTGCTAGTCCCTCCATTTCTCAATCCACTTGTCTATGGTGCAAAGACCAAGCAGATCTGTGTCCATatggtaaaaatattttgttccaaAAATTTACTGTGA